The Denticeps clupeoides chromosome 1, fDenClu1.1, whole genome shotgun sequence genome segment atctagaaattggtccttcacaccaatgcctctgacacatcttagcatctcttctttcgaattccatgcagtctcagtttcttctcctgtgaacatccttctcatagtcttatatcgccctccagggccacttgggacctttatagatgaattggacactctcctcagcactttctccttagaaacccccctaactctccttggtgacttcaaccttccatcagcccagctacaatcatcctgccttcttccccttctccactctttctccttgaccaacagcaacatctctcccacacacaaaggagggaatgtcttggacctggtcttcagtcgtccttctccaacttctgacctttcttcgactccccttcacatctctgaccaccacttcctgacctttacactcactgtacctacaggatccacaactgtcccccgtccatccttcattagacaaaaccttcacactgtctcaccttcatctgtatcttcctgcattctttcacatctcccaacctctgactcattcctctccttaccactagagaccgctactaactctctcctcacctcactttccctttccattgatcaactctgtcctatatcaactaaacccaaaaggacttctccccctgcgccctggctctccgatacattgcgtagcaatcgaagagttcttcgagcagcggagagaaaatacaagaaatctcaacttgactcagacctactggattaccagaatcttctgcgtaaattttctactaacctcactactgctaaaactgctttctacaaaacaaaactagaagcctctgcccacaaccctcaaaaactccacaacatcttctcatccctactcaaccccccgacttcccctgccccaacttcattaacagctgatgattttgccaacttcttcacagggaagattgaaaaaatctgtgagacattctccaccactaatcctactcttccctctgaaaattcgacaactactctaaatcaattttctaaaatcacatctgatgaaatcattcagattatttccacaggcaacccaaccacctgtccactagatccaataccttctgcaatgtttcaaactatctcccctgacctcatccctttcatttcttatatcataaacggctcaatctcatctggccacgtaccatccgccttcaaaacagccagggttcttccaatcctaaagaaacccactgctgatcctacagacattaacaattacagaccagtttccctcctctcatttctatccaaaatccttgagcgctgtgtctacaaccagctatcactccatttatcacagaacaacctcctggatcctaaccagtctggcttcagaacagctcattccaccgagactgcccttttggcggttaccgagcagctacatgcagccagattggcaaaactgtcatcagttcttattctccttgacctatctgctgcatttgacaccgttaaccacaagactctcttggcaatcctgaagaggcttggaattcggggctcagcatggcagtggtttgcttcctaccttgatgagcgatcttaccaagtgacttggaaaggatccacctctacctcacgtagactctccactggtgtccctcaaggctcggtgctaggtcctctccttttctccctctacacgagatcacttggtgaggtcatttcctcacatggattatcctaccactgctatgctgacgacacacaactcctcttctcctttcctccctctgatcttcatgctgcttccaaaatctctgcatgtctaacagacatctcgtcttggatggcagcccatcacctccaactcaatcccaccaaaactgaactaatattcattccagcagattcttcaccacatcaggatcttgctatctacctagacaactcgcagctctctccttctgcaacagcccgcaaccttggcgtaacaatagacaaccaactctccttctcaactcacatcagcaatctttcccgctcatgtagattccttctctacaatatcagacgaatccgcccttacctgtcaacccaggccacccaactactggttcagtccttagtaatctcacgactggactactgcaactcccttctagctggtctaccactatgtaccatccgacctcttcaactcatacaaaatgcagcagcacgactgatcttcaaccttcccaaattctcccataccacccctctgctacgttccctccactggctcccagtagctgcacgcatcaggttcaaaatactgatgctggcctacaaagccaaacatggagcagcaccatcctacctcacagcccttattacaccccgcactgcacctcgtctactccgagcctccagtactgctcgcctggtccctccatctctgaaggtaaaaggaaaacattcatctagactcttctccgtcttggcccctcggtggtggaatgaacttcccctcgaggtcagaacagctcagtcactgagcaccttcaaacgacagctcaagaccttcctctttaaagaatatttagattaaattgtaattttcttgtcaattggttgtcaaactttgtgtacagaatctacaacagagtgaattaaatagatgtattcatagttggggtcctagtgaaccggaattgatctcttcaccgatggtaacttgaaagcacgttgtaagtcgctctggataagggcgtctgccaaatgccgtaaatgtaaatgtaactggcgaaattgtggcttccttcacgttaaaggtcactgtggtgcccctaactggcgaaattgtggcttcctttgcgttaaaggtcactgtggtgcccctaactggcgaaattgtggcttccttcgcgttaaaggtcactgtggtgcCCCTAACTGGCGAAATTGCTGCTTCCTTTgcgttaaaggtcactgtggtgcccctaactggcgaaattgtggcttcctttgcattaaaggtcactgtggtgcCCCTAACTGGCGAAATTGTTGCTTCCTTTgcgttaaaggtcactgtggtgcccctaactggcgaaattgtggcttcctttgcgttaaaggtcactgtggtgcaCCTGTGCCTCATACTTTCTCTTTTGAAAAGTATGCAAGGTGATCATCTGCTATGTCTTCGAGGCTCAGTCACGCGATGCCACGGACAgtcaatgacatttttttcacttcagtGATGTTTTCTTGTAGTAAACattttttggtccatttttGTACAGTGTAGACAGGTGGAGTAAGAAATTCCTTTAACGCGCTCTTTCCGCGCCTCCAGCAGCACTCCGGTGTCAGACGGAACTCCGTACGAGATCCTGAGGGCCCGGGAACTGAACGCCCTGTTGGGCCCGAAGGGCAGCCCCGAGGCCGTGGACCTGGTGTGCGACCTGCACAACACCACAGCCAACATGGGCCTGTGCTTCATCAGCTACTCCGACTGTGACTGGATCTGCCTTCACATCTACAGGCACCTTCAGGCAAGATCAATCAATAACGCGTTATTAGCAAAGATGGCAGAGATGCAGTTGCAGTTCAAGCTTTGCTTCTAAGGGAAGGTAGATTGACTGAAGTCAGGGgtgagacagtccccccctggagtgtcctgctcggggacacaatggtagtaagtggggtttgaacctctgacttTCTGGCCCTCTGGCTCATATGCGAGTGCCTGCTTCCGGGAGTTCATGTGTCTTGGGATCTTGTTGGACAAAGGGATTTTGAGACAAAGAAGGACAATGGCATCAAGGTTTTGGGGCAAAGTTTGAACCCCACCCCTGAAAATTGCTTCACAGGGGGCGGGTGTGGCCCAGTGATTAGTGAATGGAACTCCCTTCTCTCAAGAGAAAGACAGCATGGCTCCTGTTTCTATTGTTCCCCTGACAAGGACATGCCTCATTACACGATAATGACGTGCTTCATACTGCAGATTGATTACATGCTGACTTCTAATTAGCCTGTTTCACtcgttcattttcttttcttttcctttcttctgttATCAGAGAGAGATGGCAACCATTCCCGTGCGATACGTTCACTTTGACCTTCCCATCGGCGAGGCCTACTCTCTGGAGTCCGTAGGGAAGCACGGTTTTGGTGAGTGGGGGGCGTATTATAACTTGCTGGCCATACATTCGCAAACGTTTGGAGAACGTTCACAGAACGCGGCAGCTTTTCAGACCTGTAGATGACTTAAAAAACAATCGCTCCCCCCCCGCAGCGATGGAGGTGGGACCTCAGTCGCACGCCGTGGTCCGGTCCAACGTCTACATGGCCATGAAGGAAGGGGTGCAGCTGATGCTCGACTGGATCCGCCTGTTCAACTCAGGTTCGATCTCCGCCCCGAACTTATCCACATGTTCACATCTCATGCAAAGCCGGAGGGTTGAGGATCTCCGGCCAATTCTTCTGCTTGAAGGGGCCCAGTTCGAAGGGGGACCCGTGGAGCTGTACACCAAGGTGAAGACCATCGACTACCCGCGAGATTCCGAGAGCCACCACATCAGCGCGGCCATCCACCCCGAGCTTCAGGTTCGTGTCCCGCCGGTGGCCCCGAAAAGGTCAAACGTTCCACCTCCGTCACTCGCGTCGATTTCACAACGCCAACAAACGCATTCCTGGCATCACACgaagaggcggcggcggcgtgttTACTCCCGTTGACACATTTGACATTGTTGACTTTGGACAACATTCCGAGTACGAAACCGCATCGAGGGTTGATCGTTATTTACAACGGACGCCGGCGCCCTTAACTCTGCTTCCGCCTCGACCCCCCACCCAGGACCGCGACTTCTGCCTGCTGCACCCCGGCGACCCCGTGTTCCTGACCTTCTCAGGGGAGACGCTGCGGTACAGGGGCAAGGAGCCCCTCTACCCCTTCTTCGTCAACGAGGGGGCGTACTACGAGAAGGGCATCGCGCTCTCCCTCGCTCGGCGGAGGAGGCTGTCCATCCCGTCCATCCAGTCGGAGAGGAGGTGAAGATCGAACGACAGTTTCATAAACAAAATCCACTTTCGTTTAATGGCATTTTGCAGCATTTCTTGCACAGTTGCTTAcatatagaataaaaaaaaagaagcaaaaactTGCATACAAAAGgatgaacttttttttcagaagagCAGGGTACATTCAACAATTTGATGTGCATGTGTTCCAAATAAAACGaataaatacacttttaaaTACGTGCAGGTATAAATAAACACAGATGGCAAAAAATCGACAAGAAAAACGTAAAAAGACAACAGCTCTCTAACAAGGACGACCCTAAAAGGGGTTTCGGCGCGCTGGGTCACGCCCCCCCctaaatgaaatgtataaaacacagtaattaaaaaaaaaggtttcgaTGCATCAAATCATATCGGCCTTTCTCAGAATTCTGACGTCAGACCCTTGCAGCAAATGTCAATGttgcaatgaaaatgttttgtcttaatttgcattttaatgtctgGTTTCCTCCCTGAAAAGCTCATGTTCAGAATGCAGTCACGTCGTGCAACAGCAGTGCCACAGTCAGGCCGCAGCTCGCCTTACGGCAGCGGTTGGGTCTAACCTGTCGCATGCATTCATCCAATCAGctttcagcacagcacagcacagcacagcagtaGCGATGGTCTTTTAAAGGGTCGCCCCAGAAAAGCGGGCAGATCTGGTGAACCAGTGCACGACAGCGATGGTCtctcttttcattctttttttagaCATATTTTCAATTTTAATTATATTCCACTTTTGACTTGACACGATAACCCATGGCAACCTATGAGCAACGCAAAACACAACGGACAATCGGCTGCAGTACTTCCAGTTCCACCAGAGGGCGCTAACAGCCTAGGAACAAAGACCGGTGAGGTGAAAGGTCGTTCCAGACGGCCCTGCGGGGTCATTGTCACTTTACTTCCAGATAATAGCTCTGGGAGAAGCCTTTCCGTTTCAGTTCGGGCAACCGCAGCCATGCGGTCGCAGACAGAGAGATCGTATCGTTTATTTATGAAATGAGGGCGGAGCAGGAAACCCGGACGGCGGTATCTCGAAATTCGCGATACGGCGGCCCATTGTGTTTCCGGCAGTTGTCTTATCCTCCCCTTCAGGTCTTATCTACGTTCCCTTATCCACTTCGGTCTCGTCTTGGCGCTCGGCCGAGATCGACGAGCAGGAGCTTTCACGTCCTCTTTTAAAATCGCCGAGATATAGTCGCGCTTAATCAATTTTAACGTGAGGTCCAGCGAATAatacaaaaatgagaagaatgataaaataaaattaaaaataccaaTATCAGCAGCAACGCCGATGATAATCGTCACGAGTTGACGTGGGTTTAGTCTATAccacaatattaaaaatgaacaacaacCACGATGCAATAAATTATCAATATCGAGATTTATATGACGGTTTCGGTAATATTTATGTTATTAACTTTCATTGGACCAGGCCTTTACGCCACCCGGTAGGCGGTCATCCGGTAGTAGCTCTGACTGTGGCTGCGTGCGGCCCACACCAAGAGGGCGGCGGCCATCATGTGCAGAGGGGAGGAGATGAGGGCCAAGTAGAGGGACCAGCCCAAAGTGCCGTCCACGCGTTCCGGCAGGACGGACACCCGGTGCAGCAGGTCCATCCCGGCCAGGTAGCAGCAGACGGTCGCCAGGGTGCACAGGCCTGCGGGGCACAACGTTTTACCATGAAAATCACCCCAATTCTGTCCCTGTTAAGTTTACATGTTTGACTGGCtgaccacacatttacatttacagcatttgggtggtggtagcctagtgggtaacacactcacctgtggaccagaagacccaggttcaaaccctacttactaccatcgtgtccctgagcaggacacttaaccctgagtgtctccagggggggactgtccctgtaactactgattctaagtcgtgctggataagggtgtctggtaaatgctgtaaacgtaaaccACACAGTAAAACGTGTCAAAAGTTTATTGGAGTCCACACCAAACCAAAATTAAATatcacaatttacatttttgatgaCGCCGGGTGAATCTGGGGCGACTCTCgctccccatctgggttctggggttcatattgatatggaccacctgtctggtacctgtgtaccacccatatgttACCTggaaaggggcggagtcacgatcatttaacactaattagtgtcaCTTTTACAGACTTTACACTGCGCGCTGACCACTTTAAAGGGACCACTGcgtcaagaagaaaaaaaaagtcaagaatACGCACCAACACAGTGCAGAGAATGACATTTATAAAGGTCATATTCACTTCTTCACCAATCAGAAGTTTTACATtcacagtatttatcagacgcccttatccagagcgacttacaatcagtagttacagggacagtccccccctggagacactcagggttaagtgtcttgctcagggacacaatggtagtaagtgggatttgaacctgggtcttctggttcacagacgagtgtgttacccactaggccaccaccaccctggttttatttgcatattttgttttGGAGCAAGAGACGTCCCGGAAGGATCAAGAAAGACAATGTGTGCAACACCTGGGTGTGGTGTACGACAGGAGGGGGTTTCAAACGTCCACAATGGGGACGTATGATGTGTGAAAGCTGTCAAAGCTGTCATTGATATAGGCTCCTCCCTTTCATGGGCGTcagaaataatgacaataattacCTCTGCAAGCAGTACTTTCTTCTTCACCCAAAAATAAAAGATACGGCTCTACATGTGATTACCGGGCAGAAGACAAGATGTCCAGGTCCTACTCACCAGCCAGAAGGTGCAGCAGCCCGATAGCCAGGACCGGGGAGAGACTGTGGCAGAGGCAGGCCCCGAAGGCCACCACGCCCGCCAGCACCACCAGGCCCAGGGACACCAGGGGCAGGAGGAACTGGCACCTCCACAGGTCTGAGGAATTCGCAAGACGACAAGGAAGTGGCGTTACCATGGCAGCGAACACAAGCAAAACACAAGCAaaacaagccccgcccctttcccATTCATTCCACGTGGCCGCAGTATCGGTTATCTGGAAAAAATGTGGCCACGTGGACGTTTGACGCCGGAAGCGTCCCCGTGATGCCGCTGATGACACTCACAGGTCCGGATCATGTCCTCGCCACTGTTGTGGTTTCCCGGTTCCTTGTACTTGGGGGTCAGCTGCTGAGGGAAGGTGAAGCTCACGCACTCCATCACCATCTTAGGGTCtgcagacaaataaaaaaaaaaaagttcaagttgagcttcattgtcacgtaaatgtaaaatgtaagtacACGTTAGACGGCGCATAGTGAAGCGGAACGGCGTCTCTCCGGAACCCGGTGCTACGTGACGGGTCATTTTGATTCGTCCCGTATTCCGATCACAGCCTCGTCGGCCAATTATAGAAAACCGAGGTACGGTCTGTTTCAGTGGTTTCAAACACACTGATACCACAAGAACTAcggatcccataatgcattgcttCGGTGGCCTTGCCGAACGCGATCTTTACCTCATTTAAGTAAATGCATTTGGAAAATTTCAATAAAAGTGGGCGGGCGGtcaagaaagtgtccctcatttggggttgagaaagttggcagcccattaacatttaacagcacttatcagacgctcttacccagagtcgttacagggacagtcccccctgctgtgggacacaatggcagtgagtggggtttgagcctgtgactgttggttcataggggagtgtttTACCAGCTAGATTACTTACACCCCTCTCAACCCGTGCATTGTATGCACCGCCCCATGTTACATGCACCGCCCCTCATTACATGCACCGCCCCTCCATGCACCTCCCCATGTTACATGCACCGCCCCTCCATGCACCTCCCCATGTTACATGCACCTCCCCATGTTACATGCACCGCCCCTCGTTACATGCACCGCCCCTCCATGCACCTCCCCATGTTACATGCACCGCCCCATGTTACATGCACCGCCCCTCCATGCACCGCCCCTCGTTACATGCACCGCCCCATGTTACATGCACCGCCCCTCGTTACATGCACCGCCCCATGTTACATGCACCGCCCCTCCATGCACCTCCCCATGTTACATGCACCGCCCCTCGTTACATGCACCGCCCCATGTTACATGCACCGCCCCTCGTTACATGCACTGCCCCATGTTACATGCACCGCCCCTCCATGCACCTCCCCATGTTACATGCACCGCCCCTCGTTACATGCACCGCCCCTCCATGCACCTCCCCATGTTACATGCACCGCCCCTCGTTACATGAAttacatgttacatttaaataaagttacGCAGTGACATTAAGTGCAGCAGTAACTGTGCCACCTGGCCAGGGGTGACCTCACCGGGCTGCGTGTGCCAGCCGGCGTCGGTGGGCGCCAGCACGCAGCGCCACCACAGTCCCAGGGTCCCGTTGAGGCGGAAGAGCGAGTCGCTGTAGGTCTTCTCGTCGAACTCGCCGTCCACGAACTCCTCGTGCAGCGCGCGCAGCTCGGACGCGTTGGCGTCGCCGTGGGCCGGCGGGCTGGCGTACTGGTACCAGTGCTGCGTGCCCACGGCCACGGCGAGGTACACGGTGGCCAGCAGGCTGAGCACGAAGCCGATCACCAGCGCCGTGGCGTAGCGGTTGTCCACCATGGCGTTCCCGCGAAACGGCGGCGAAATCGACGGATCGGTGGAGCGAAGCCCACGACGCGCGTGTTTTTCCGCCCTCGGTGCGGATTGTCCTATTTTCCACGACGTCCCATCTGTCGCCGCCCATCTGTCGCAATTTATAGCTCGGTCGCCATAAGAGCGCCGGGCTGCTGGGAATCCTCCCTTCCTTCCCTCGCCGCGCCAGTAAATCCACTCGTGTCCCTGTCCCAGAAACGCCGGGCGGTCTGGGACTTGTAGTTCTTTCAACCAGGCCGGCAAGCATAGCGACGTGGGGGACGCGTCGTCATTCGTTTACTTTATCGATAATGATAATATCAGAGCAGCGATTGTATTACATatatgttattgttttttttatttgcagccCAAAATGCGACTccggtgggactcgaacccacaacctttgaatgacCTCGACCGTCTgcctagaagtccaatgcgctatccattgcgccacggAGCCACCTGTTGCGCACTACGCGCGGCCTCCACTTCATCTCGGTTTAGGCCGCGGGTCCGAGGCTGCGCGTGCTGCGCCGTGACGTTTTTCCCCCCACGCAGATCCGCGTCCAGACCccgtttattttaaatattaaaaatcacgtttttaatatttattttgtttgcgtgtgtgtgatttttgttttaatgacgCCGCTTGTTTGCATAATCAGAGCGGTCGCACGCTATTCCCCCCCCTCGCGTCGGGCTTGAACAAAGGCTCTGCGTCGCGGACCAATCAGAGCCGCCGCGCGGCGCAACGCGCGGAGGAAAGCAACGCGACGCCCTCACCGGTGAGCGCATCGAGGTCCGCGCCGAGCGGAAGCGCCGATCCCAGCGTGCCATTCCgacgcggtccggaccgcgaTGAAGTGACCCGTACCTGTTTCCACGCCTACCtgcttccaaaaaaaaaggaaaaaagaagacGTCGACGCGCAAAATCCACGCGCGCCCGACGTAAATATTACCAAACCGGCGCGGAATTTCTTAtcttttttatacatatatatatatgaactgGGCGTTTTATCGTCTTTTGCGAGCGACTCTGCCTTCGCCTCGGACGCCGCGGAGGATTAGGTTACCGACGGCGGGCGGATTATTCCCGTGATCAGGCTCTTCTCTCCCCCGATCTCAGGTACGTCGGTGTAACGAGTCGTGTttctttattattgttattcttATGCATGCACGGATCGACGTGTCCCGTGTTATTACCCCACGCACGACCCATCCCCGGTTAGAGTCCACGTTAAAGCGGCGAGAGAAAGCGCGCCCGGGGGCGACGTTTAAACGCCCCGGAATGGGCCCTGCAAGTCCGGTCATGTGAGAGCGGCAGGGTGGAGCAGGAGGACGCGGAAGCTGCGCTCTTCGCCCGAGGAGGAAGGGGGTGCGCCTGTTTTTGGGGGACCCCGGGGACACAttcgccatttttttttttttttgctttcagcatcccagctttattattattattattatttttctcctctctctctctctctctctctctcgctgcccCACCCAGCCATGTCCTTCAGGAGGGGTGTGGTCCGCCAGAGCAAGTTCCGGCACGTCTTCGCCCAGGCGTGGAAGGCCGAGCAGTGCCTGGACGACGTGCGGGTGACGCGGGTGACGTGGGAGGGACCCCTGTGCGCCGCGAACCCCAAGTTCGTCGCCGTGATCGTCGAGGCCAGCGGAGGCGGAGCCTTCCTGGTGCTGCCGCTGTCCAAGGTTCGCCCCCTTccccctatatatatatatatatatatatatatttgtgtgtatgtatgtatatatatgtgtgtgtgtgtgtgtgtttcgataCATCGATATTTTTGCATTCTAACTTAGTCCgccgggtggtgctgtcgagcgttTTTCTTTTAGCGAGAACCTCCACGAccgtagatggcgctgtactgCTGGGAACAGGGAATTTTTCCGAAAACCGTGAAACACGACGGACCCATCCCGGCTCTGTTTCTGCGTTTTtgggggggcggtggtggcctagcggttaaggaagcgcccccgtaatcggaaggttgccggttcgaatcctcgATccgttgaggtgccactgagcaaagcaccgtccccacacactgctccccgggcgcctgtcatggctgcccactgctcaccaagggtgatg includes the following:
- the LOC114793866 gene encoding N-acyl-aromatic-L-amino acid amidohydrolase (carboxylate-forming) B-like isoform X1; translation: MSVMNVVSLPTLSRVALCGGTHGNELSGIYLVRERLRRREKGAEAEPFALVTVMSNPRAVQQCRRYTETDLNRCFTEATLSSTPVSDGTPYEILRARELNALLGPKGSPEAVDLVCDLHNTTANMGLCFISYSDCDWICLHIYRHLQREMATIPVRYVHFDLPIGEAYSLESVGKHGFAMEVGPQSHAVVRSNVYMAMKEGVQLMLDWIRLFNSGAQFEGGPVELYTKVKTIDYPRDSESHHISAAIHPELQDRDFCLLHPGDPVFLTFSGETLRYRGKEPLYPFFVNEGAYYEKGIALSLARRRRLSIPSIQSERR
- the LOC114793866 gene encoding N-acyl-aromatic-L-amino acid amidohydrolase (carboxylate-forming) B-like isoform X2; its protein translation is MSVMNVVSLPTLSRVALCGGTHGNELSGIYLVRERLRRREKGAEAEPFALVTVMSNPRAVQQCRRYTETDLNRCFTEATLSTPVSDGTPYEILRARELNALLGPKGSPEAVDLVCDLHNTTANMGLCFISYSDCDWICLHIYRHLQREMATIPVRYVHFDLPIGEAYSLESVGKHGFAMEVGPQSHAVVRSNVYMAMKEGVQLMLDWIRLFNSGAQFEGGPVELYTKVKTIDYPRDSESHHISAAIHPELQDRDFCLLHPGDPVFLTFSGETLRYRGKEPLYPFFVNEGAYYEKGIALSLARRRRLSIPSIQSERR
- the cldnd1a gene encoding claudin domain-containing protein 1a isoform X2, whose protein sequence is MLAGLVERTTSPRPPGVSGTGTRVDLLARRGKEGRIPSSPALLWRPSYKLRQMGGDRWDVVENRTIRTEGGKTRASWASLNAMVDNRYATALVIGFVLSLLATVYLAVAVGTQHWYQYASPPAHGDANASELRALHEEFVDGEFDEKTYSDSLFRLNGTLGLWWRCVLAPTDAGWHTQPDPKMVMECVSFTFPQQLTPKYKEPGNHNSGEDMIRTYLWRCQFLLPLVSLGLVVLAGVVAFGACLCHSLSPVLAIGLLHLLAGLCTLATVCCYLAGMDLLHRVSVLPERVDGTLGWSLYLALISSPLHMMAAALLVWAARSHSQSYYRMTAYRVA
- the cldnd1a gene encoding claudin domain-containing protein 1a isoform X1, producing the protein MVDNRYATALVIGFVLSLLATVYLAVAVGTQHWYQYASPPAHGDANASELRALHEEFVDGEFDEKTYSDSLFRLNGTLGLWWRCVLAPTDAGWHTQPDPKMVMECVSFTFPQQLTPKYKEPGNHNSGEDMIRTYLWRCQFLLPLVSLGLVVLAGVVAFGACLCHSLSPVLAIGLLHLLAGLCTLATVCCYLAGMDLLHRVSVLPERVDGTLGWSLYLALISSPLHMMAAALLVWAARSHSQSYYRMTAYRVA